From the genome of Anabrus simplex isolate iqAnaSimp1 chromosome X, ASM4041472v1, whole genome shotgun sequence, one region includes:
- the LOC137503293 gene encoding zinc finger protein ZFP2-like encodes MRTHTGKRPYSCNVCGKSFATKGSLTVHLRTHTGETVYSCNVCGKSFIRSGKLTEHTRTHTGKKPYNCNVCGKSFIQRSNLTEHMRTHTGEKPYKCNVCGKSFIQRRNLTEHLRTHTGEKPYSGNVCGKSFIKRGNLIKHMLIHTGEKPYSCNVCGKSFIQRGNLSEHMRTHTGEKPYSCNVCDKSFATKGKLTEHTRIHTGEKPYSCNVCGKSFIQLGTLTEHMRIHTGEKPYSCNVCGKSFATKGSLIDHMRTHTGEKPNRCNVCGKSFIQRCHLTEHMRTHTGEKPYSCNVCDKSFATKGSLTVHLRTHTGETVYSCNVCGKSFIRRGKLTEHTGTHTGEKPYSCNVCGKSFIKGGNLTKHMRIHTGEKP; translated from the exons atgcggacccatacaggcaagaggccttacagctgcaatgtctgtggcaaatcattcgcaacgaaaggcagtctgaccgttcatttgcgtacccatacaggcgagacggtatacagctgcaatgtctgtggcaaatcattcataaggagtGGTAAGCTAACCGAacatacgcggacccatacaggcaagaagccttacaactgcaatgtctgtggcaaatcattcatacagagaagtaacctaaccgaacatatgcggacccatacaggcgagaagccttacaagtgcaatgtctgtggcaaatcattcatacagagacgTAATCTAACCGAacatttgcggacccatacaggcgagaagccttacagcggcaatgtctgtggcaaatcattcataaagagaggtaacCTAATCAAACATATGCTgattcatacaggcgagaagccttacagctgcaatgtctgtggcaaatcattcatacagagaggtaacctatccgaacatatgcggacccatacaggcgagaagccttacagctgcaatgtctgtgacaaatcattcgcaacgaaag gTAAGCTAACCGAACATACgcggatccatacaggcgagaagccttacagctgcaatgtctgtggcaaatcattcatacagttAGGTaccctaaccgaacatatgcggatccatacaggcgagaagccttacagctgcaatgtctgtggtaaatcattcgcaacgaaaggcagtctgatcgatcatatgcggacccatacaggcgagaagccaaacaggtgcaatgtctgtggcaaatcattcatacagagatgtcacctaaccgaacatatgcggacccatacaggcgagaagccttacagctgcaatgtctgtgacaaatcattcgcaacgaaaggtagtctgaccgttcatttgcgtacccatacaggcgagacggtatacagctgcaatgtctgtggcaaatcattcataaggagaggTAAGCTAACCGAACATAcggggacccatacaggcgagaagccttacagctgcaatgtctgtggcaaatcattcataaagggaGGTAAcctaaccaaacatatgcggattcatacaggcgagaagccttag